The following is a genomic window from Rutidosis leptorrhynchoides isolate AG116_Rl617_1_P2 chromosome 8, CSIRO_AGI_Rlap_v1, whole genome shotgun sequence.
GAAAGATTCTAAGGGAGGTTCTAAAGCTCTTTCATGAGGAAGTCACAATCCAAAACCGTATAGATTAATGGATTAACAATTGAGTTCATGAATATATAAAATTCTGTTACAGCACTTTATTTTAAATATTTGattctgttttaattagtttaaatgaTTTAAACGATCTCTAAATGTTTCTGTAAGTCCTAAAACGAATTGTAAATTGAGGAAAGGAATTTCTGTAGGTTTGATTCGATTTCATAGTTGAGGAAGGAGATGaaatataagtattttaattaCGGTTATATACATAAAAGTGTTGGGATAAATCAGATAATGGGCATTGGCCCAACGGTTAAGGGAGTGGGTAATGAGCgggaggtcccgggttcgagtcctgttCGGAGCAATTTTTTTTCAGAAAATCAATTCAAAAGGGGTATACATTCTTTATTATCaattctattataattattattaatgttaatattattattattattattattattattaatagaattattaatggtattattagaattattattattattagtaaaattagcaaaagtatcatttttagtaagataattatttttagaattattattaatattatacattattaaaattaacattttttttagctatttaaaaattatcatgttatcattaaaattaaaagtatcattttaattctattatcaatatcatttttattaaaatatcattactactaagatttaacatttttattaaagctatcaatattactaaaattatcatttaagattattaatattattattaacaatattagtattattattattgttattattattattattattatttttacattgacaatactattattataaattaaatgtacaagatatataatttaaaatacattatataaatttgtttgattacaataatgtatgttaatatatatatataaatgatataggttcgtgaatccgaggccaaccttatatttgatcaatgatgttatatgtatttttactacaaaatacattaggtgagtatatagtccctttttaaactttaaatatttttgggctgagaatacatgcgctatttttataaatgatttacgttatggacacaagtgacaaaaattacgttctacatgggtttgaatcaaaaatcccctagcttggtaactttaactattggtttatgaactggtaggcgcgaatcctaaagatagatctatcgggttttacacccccacccagatgttgttctagtcactactaaactagaagaacggatgtttagtacttcgaggttaacggaacgcacttgattcggtgcacatattattataactcaggggtacacactcttgttaaggctagttaccgggtgcccactgcttggaatgcttttcatacacttgcgagtgtattatgtttataaatatgaaatcttgtggtccatagttataacgctgttagcatcaaacctatatatctcaccaactttatgttgactttttaaagcatgttattctcaggtacgaattaagacttccgctgtgcattagctcatactaaggatattacttgggagtcgatcattgcaatgggatcaactgttgaagatttcgtccgagaggattagtttcggattcttacaaCGGTTTAAAATATTGGCAGAAATATCTCATGTCTTATGGCATAGGATCTAGAATTATTATGCGTCATCTTCAATTAATtaaaaaacaataaaataaaagcAATTGAAATGGACATTTGGATAtaactagaaaaaatccgaccgcgcgttgctgcggttgtattcgacgcgcggtccaatttggatatacgatgtccgtttcgcgtatagttagtcgtgttgtatatgtatatatatgtatgtaatatatccCGAAATATTtactttttttaacgatgtccgtttcgcgtatagttagtcgcgttgtgttcgtaaaattatttcgagttgaacggtggtctcggaaaaatttaactcgcaccgagcgtgaatatagggcccgttatttagtgttttttttaacgatgtccgttttgcatatagttagtcccgttgggttcgtgagattttttcgagttgaacggtggcctcggaaaaatttaactcgcaccgagcgagaagataggacccgttataaattcgggtggagtaaggtttttttattttaattaaattataaatttacgttttttacccctgaaaaagtgtaaagttgaggggttgttgtgtaatttgtgcgaaagttggaggaccatttgtagtgtgaacgcaaactcaaaacgacaactcGTTAAAACTGAAACGACCAAATTTGGGAGGAGGTTTAGTATGTAAGTATTAACGACCAAATTTGGGAGGAGGTTTAGTAtgtaagtataatataatataatataatataatataatataataataatgcaaCGAGTGACCACAAACATTTTATCTTCCCATGTTACTATGTTAGTACCGATAATTGCTCCTAAACCTTAATTCCTAAGAAAAATACTCGTATGTGCATTTGACAAAATCGTTAATCAATTTGATTAGTATATTAATGATAGCCTTTTTTTTTCCCTTTCTGTAGTCAATCAAAAAATCTTggaattaattattaattactataGTAATAATAACGAAAATAAACCACCACTGTTTGTAGTGGTAATGTacaaaactaaaaagataaaaaaatgtATGTACGAAAACGGTGATATTGCAACTGAGCCACCATCAAACGTCATCCCAAAGTAGTCATCACCGACACTGTTACTGCCTTTTCCGGTGTTCCCACTTGCGCTATCACCTGTGATCGTACCATCACTGAATGACTCGTTCCCATCGTCATCCCTACACAAATGGTAACATTGGCTCAAACCATCCTTACAAATAACATATACTCCGTAATACTATTAGGTATTAGCACTAATTTGCGCATCATGCTATAAATGCAGTACATACTGGTTTAAAAGTGTCTAAAAAGTAATCACTTATTATAAAGGATGCTTTTTTGAAGTTTTTCCATAACATGATTATTGGTATTGGTAACAGAAATAAAAAGGGTAAAAAGTTAGTGTATAgttaattataaagtgattctagcGGTTATTGTGGAAATCAATGATGATTACACAATAATGTTATGATCTAAAAAGTCAAAGTGGAGTAGTGGACACTAATTATTTATCACCTTTCATAGTCAAGGGGAGAGAGTTACCAAAATACTACGgagtactaatttttttttttattttttgacaaAAATAATGAAAACTCATATAGATACGAGGTTGTTTTTCAAAGGAAAACGTCCTCAACAGAGAATACAAATAGACAGGAGAAACTGAAAAGCTCGCATCTAGACAACAACCAAACTAAAGGAAAACTATCTGTAAAGGAGCCTCCCTAAACAACCCgaaaaaccttaaaacaacatactaACCAATACAAAACCGAATACTAAATGATAATACCATGAAGTAAACCAAACGAACTAAGAGAAATCAAACGATTTTGATTAAGCACATTTCTTTTTGTGAATTTTGTGAACTAAGAGAAAAACTACTACTGTACTTATATATCACCTTTCATAGTTATTTATCACGTTTTATACTCTAAGATAACTAAACTCCAATATTGTTCATATTCAAAATTAACTTATACTTTAGAAGCACTTGAGTTATATTAAGACACAAAAAGTTACTCAGTAAGCAAGAAATGGGTCACAATGAACACACTATTTCTCTACAAAAAGATGCAAGTAGCTAATCCTTTCTTTTGTCAATATGCAATACAACTAATCTTCAAAATGGAATAAATCAAGTGTGGCCCCATTTGTAGCCACAAGTCACGGTTTCCAGCTTGCTTATACGGAGTACATCATATTTTTTTTCCAATTCCTGACATAAATGATTTTGAAATTTCTCATTTATGAAAACAAAATCTAGTTACATTTTAGTCAGGTTCTAAAAAGCACACTTCCTTTTGTGTATTTTTTAGATATAGCCGATATGCACACATGAACTGTGAAACAGTCAGCAgacccgtttttttttttttttttttttttaatccattTCCTATTTTGGATATTCAATTGTGTTACATTGTGTTGGTCACTAAGTTAATAAACCAAGTTCACTTTGGTTACATACTTACATGAAAAAGGGCAGAATTACCCTTTTGCTAAATTTTAATTGTGTGACATAAAGTGGACCATTTGGTATAGACTCAGGGGCGTCTTAGAGGCCGTGCAAGATAGGTCATCGCACATAGCCGAAATTTAGAGAGGGCACGGAATTTTTAAAAAAACCTTTTATATATACTCGTTCTACCATCGGTCCAAATAAAGGAAAAAAGAACTTACAGTCGAAAAAATATTCTTTTCTTCTTTCGACACAAATTACCCTAAATCAGAAGTCATTTTGACAGAGTAATCTCGGAATCAAAAATACTagttttattattaacaataataaccttttggtagtatatatttttatacatatgcAAAATTTTAACGTTTTTAAGGATCCATGTTTAAATCTCGAACAGAGCCTTGTAAATCAATGAGACATACACAAAGTAAAGTACTAAAGTtacctttatttttttatttaaaaaagccCTATGAGAATTGAAAAAGACAGTATTACCCCTTTCCCTTAATCGAATCTAAGAGTGCATGCTTGGTTTTTATATGAAGAAAACACATGATTGCCCTTTTCCTAATTGTCAGCTAAGCGAATATTATTGGTctgaatctaataattattatagtatgtTCGTTTTGCTTCATCTTAAGAAACCTTTTTGTTAATTTCCAGTTGAAACTCTAAGAGGATGCCAGTAGGACTTTTGACCCTTAAAATAAAGTGTATTCGTCCCTTTTCACTATGAATAAGACAGTTCATGCTTTTTCTTAAGGTGTTTAGTCATTAGGTCCCACATAATATTTAAAACCAACTTGTGTGACACTTGATTACAATAATGCAAAACTTATTATAGGGTAATGATTCATACACTCCAATAATTTGGTCATGCACCAGCAAATGTACTCTAAAGcatatttggtggtgtatggctgAAAATGGTGCTATATGAATCACTGCTATTATGTTGCTAATACTATTTTTTTATAATCATATATACACAAAACTAGTGCCTTGTATAACTTCAAAAACACCATCAAATGTCATTAAGATTAGGATCATGTAATAATGTAATTTTATTTTTTGAGCAAAATGATGAAAATATATCAAATCAACTCAGAGATGATTCTtacacaataaaaataaaaatacttataaaatCATTCTGCTAACCACTAAAGGGTAGGATAGACATTTTGGCCAACAAATAAACATTGACCAAGTTGGTAGTACCATGTGAAGGCCAATGGGTCAATTAGATGGTGAATTACTACTGTATAAAGTAAAAACTAATCTTTAATGCTAGTTGCAAAGCAAAGAGTATGCAGGATCAACAGAGTACACATACCTTGGCCCACCAAAGACACCTGCGTATAACGTCAACTGAGTCACAAGTGTAGCCGACTTCGGCTCATAGCTCTCGGCGTTTGCATAGGTTGAGCTCAAGCCATCGCCAGAGGGCACGAAGAATGCACCGTTTACCATTATATCACCATCCGTTCTCCAATTCCATCCAGCCCAATTCTCCTCACCTGTGTCCACTCGCTTTGTCACCTGTGCACGATTGTTCGTTCAAAATGATTATAAAACAAGTTATTGTCATTCAGAACCTTTGAATCATTCATATTATGAATCATTCGACGCttaatcatttagttttatcaAACACACCCTAATTGAAATTGACAAACTACAATGATGCACAAAAAAGGAAGCTAAAACAATTAAATCATTAAAGCTGAATCCTAAACATATCACAATAAACCTAATTTATAACCTTAAAAAGCTACATACCTCCTTAGAGTCAGCTTCCGGTGGTGCAATGTATCGATTACCCTGACTATTAATCGTCGGGTCCGCACTACCCCCAATCGCATACATTTTCCATTCTGTAAAATCATTATTCACTACATGAAAATACCCATGTCTACACCTTGGCATCCTCTGTATCAATCCCCTCCCAAAATGATTAAATGCAAATGTCACCTACACATACACACACTCTCACATAATCGCTTAAAAACTATTtgaaattagtgtttaactgataTATAACAAATTAGTGTACTAAACATTTACCTGCATTCCTTTATCAGCAATGTATTTATCATCATGACCCATAAGCATAACTTCATTATGATTAGTAAAATAATTATTTGAAATAGTAATAGCAGTGGACCCCAATACAGCATCAATTAATCCATCTGTACAATGAGATAATGAACAATGATCTATCCATATATTTCTTGATCCAGATATACTTATTCCATcaccgtccaatttgcctctgtaCCCAACATACGATGGACTTGACCGTATATTAGTATTCCCTGATGGTTTACAATCATAAACCCTAATATTATGTATTATCACATTGGTGATGTATTGAATCGTAATACACCCGTTACCGGTGATTGCCACGTTGGCACCACGTCCATCAATCGTTTTAAAACTGTTGAATATTAACTCGTGTTTAAGTTTAATTACCATGTTTGATTGGAATATGATCCAAAGTGGTTCGGTTTGTAACACGGCGTAACGGAGAGTTCCCGGCGACGGTGAAATGACGTCATGGTCGGAGGAATCGGTTACGACGTAAATCTGACCGCCTTTTCCGCCGACGGCTGATTTACCGAACCCAATTGCGCAGTCTGCTAAACGTTGACGGTTTTTTGACCAATTTGGGTCGCAGCGCCAGCAATCGTCGATTGGGTTTCCGGTGAGACAACTGCTGCCACTGCCGGTGTTACTACCATCGAGCATTTTTCTTCTGTATATAGATACATTTAGGCTCCTGTATGTATATAAAATTAGTCAAAATAAAGTCAAATGTGAGGTAAGGGGAAATTACTTTTTAACAGTTTTTTGGAAAATTAAAGTGACCCAGAAGGTAAAATGTGGTACTGAACAAAACCCAAATAGGAAATTGTGTAACTGTAGCATTAAAAAGGTGaaattttttcttatttttttgaaAAGGAAGTGATACCCACATGATGGAAGACAGTAATGAGCAAAACCCAGATGGGATTACTTGTAATTTTACTCTCAAATTACTAAAGAAGGCGAATTTTGTGTTGAATTTGATAAAAATGTTACCTTTGTACTTCTTGAACAACAGCTTCAGGATTTGGGTGTTGATGAGGGAGTGTAAGATTAAAAGTGGCTTTAATGACAGAGAATAGTGATGTTAAGAGGCAAAATAGTAAAATGCAAGTGGTTGAAGATTGAGCAAGAGACATTGCTTTTGTGTTGATTTTGAAGGATTAAATGCAATAAATAAATGGGAAGAGAGTTGGGTTTATGGCTCTGTCAAGAAAGCTCAAGTAAAAGATATGGGTCTAACTTTAACATGAGTGGTAGAAGGGAGAAGGAGCAAGCCATTGGAAATGCAATATTTGCTGATGGTTATGTACAAGTTCTTTATAAAGATCAATGGGGCTCATGGCAAATTGACAATCTGtaaatttaaattaaataatgTATAGCAGCAAGCAACTCGTTTTCGTTAGTTTCCTTAGAGCACTAGAAGTCGTTCAGTGTTAAATATCATTGTTAAGTTTAACACGGGGATTTAACACTAAAGTCAAAACGGATGAAATCGTTCAGTGTTAAatcaattatttaattattattatttaatttatttttatatttttatttattatttaatttatttaactaacaaaaaatataatataaatagaaataagtatcattgtgaatttttttttaaaattgtccCAATTTCTAAAAAAGTTCAGTCCCTTTTTGCCCTTTTGTAATAGTCTAAATGATATTTTGGCCCAAAATCTGGTCCAATTTAATAATTCTAAATGTGACCCAATTGTATATCATAGAACTCTAAAATTTATACCCTCTTTCATCCCATGTTGTTGTTCTTCTTCTCTCCTCTctgtaactaaaaaaaaaaatcacagcACCTGCAAACTCAaagaaaaagaaggaaaaaaagaagaaaagaaggaaaaaataaagaagaaaaagaagaagaaataaaagaaaaataaataaaagaaaacagcGTTACACAGGCAACGGTGGGAGGCGACGGCGAGGTTTAATACCGGTTTAACGCCAACGGGGAGTTAACACCACCACTGTCTCCGGCGTTAAATTCAGAAAACAGTGGAAAAAAAACTCGCGACTCCTAGTGCTCTTATGCCCTATTCCCGAGTTATTATACGAAACGAAAGTAATAAAATGAAGAGAAGTTTAGGTGAGAAATGTGATATCTTTCCAAAAAAGGCAGGAGAGTTCGAAGGGAAAATTAGACTAAATTCTGCGTCTCTCCTCTTCTTTCTTTATAAACAAAAATTTGGGAACACATTTAATTTAAATTTCTCTTCAATTACTTTTTTTCTTCTTAAAATATAACTCGGCAACAAAGCTtatggtgcgtttgataaaactgaataatttagcgctgaatggttcagaatctgaatgatttaAAGCCTCTGAATAAcgtttgttctgaatgaaaataagctgtttgataatcatttagaatgaactATATGAACTGAGTAAATTACCTTATTAAAGTGTAACATGAATAAAAAATTTAATATAGTTGTTGGTTAAGTGTTCAGGATACGATTTGAGAAGAATATTACAGAAAATTtaagctcttaatggttaagagagtgtttcaactctgaatggttcagcactgaattctgaatcattcagcaccatatgtcattcagaggtaaaaaaaacgcactgaatgctgaataaTTCAGCATTCAACGCTGAACCATTCCATCAAGAGGCAAACAAACACACCCTTAGTGTAGTTGCCTTTTGAGTCTGATTTGATACTATTTGTGTTAACTCGattaattttttagttttttttttcttcttctttttgttCTCTTATGAGCATTAATCAATTTAATAAATCGTCCTTCtattatatagtttccaaaaatttTCAATATTTGTTTTTGGGATAAATAAATAACTGGGAGTTAAAGACAAACACATAAAAGATTAGCATGACTCACGAGCAAAGGTGATCAAGGATTACACACACGCCCAAAAATTAAAAAGTAAAGGTGCGAGGAAATGTGgaaatcttctttttttttttttttttttttttttttttgaaaagctgaaACTTGTattaaaattccaaaaaaaaaaaacaaaaaaaaaaacaacaatacATCCAGAGATGTAATCAAGCTCTCGAACGAGAGACTTGGTACCGGATGAATTGAGCATTACACTCCCTCTAGTCACACGCCATTTCTGAACGATTTAGCACAGCCAGGA
Proteins encoded in this region:
- the LOC139862453 gene encoding probable pectate lyase 5, yielding MSLAQSSTTCILLFCLLTSLFSVIKATFNLTLPHQHPNPEAVVQEVQRSLNVSIYRRKMLDGSNTGSGSSCLTGNPIDDCWRCDPNWSKNRQRLADCAIGFGKSAVGGKGGQIYVVTDSSDHDVISPSPGTLRYAVLQTEPLWIIFQSNMVIKLKHELIFNSFKTIDGRGANVAITGNGCITIQYITNVIIHNIRVYDCKPSGNTNIRSSPSYVGYRGKLDGDGISISGSRNIWIDHCSLSHCTDGLIDAVLGSTAITISNNYFTNHNEVMLMGHDDKYIADKGMQVTFAFNHFGRGLIQRMPRCRHGYFHVVNNDFTEWKMYAIGGSADPTINSQGNRYIAPPEADSKEVTKRVDTGEENWAGWNWRTDGDIMVNGAFFVPSGDGLSSTYANAESYEPKSATLVTQLTLYAGVFGGPRDDDGNESFSDGTITGDSASGNTGKGSNSVGDDYFGMTFDGGSVAISPFSYIHFFIFLVLYITTTNSGGLFSLLLL